One window of Tepidanaerobacter acetatoxydans Re1 genomic DNA carries:
- a CDS encoding DUF116 domain-containing protein yields the protein MYKQNGETVKKRVFIGLLSFSVLLIIGMIFSGVLIYYNRFGNWYRYILLAVIILLSLFILIVSIGLAGVVMTLWHVKTFFGLEKLMNTSLNILFPLALALGKAFHIPKDIIKSSYIEVNNKLLQSRNYDLTPNDILILAPHCLQKWDCPYKVTTDVSNCRHCGRCDIDKLLKISSDYGVNLTVVTGGTLARKKVMDIKPKAVVAIACERDLTEGILDTNPLPVMGVLNIRPEGPCKNTKVDLEKVAKAIEFFLNGKEQYKNVQS from the coding sequence ATGTATAAACAAAATGGAGAAACTGTAAAAAAGAGAGTCTTTATTGGCTTGCTTTCTTTCAGCGTACTGCTTATTATTGGAATGATTTTTTCGGGAGTTCTTATTTACTACAATAGATTTGGCAATTGGTATCGCTATATATTGCTTGCAGTAATAATTCTTTTAAGTTTATTCATTTTAATAGTCAGCATAGGCTTGGCTGGAGTTGTTATGACACTCTGGCATGTCAAAACTTTTTTTGGTCTTGAAAAGTTAATGAATACTTCATTAAACATCTTATTTCCTTTAGCCTTGGCCTTAGGGAAAGCCTTTCACATACCTAAGGATATTATTAAAAGTTCGTATATAGAAGTAAACAATAAGTTGCTTCAAAGTCGTAACTACGACCTAACTCCGAATGATATTCTTATTCTTGCACCTCACTGTTTGCAAAAATGGGACTGCCCTTATAAGGTCACAACTGATGTATCTAATTGCAGACATTGTGGACGATGTGATATAGATAAACTTTTAAAGATAAGCAGCGACTATGGTGTGAACCTGACAGTAGTAACAGGTGGTACTTTGGCAAGAAAGAAGGTAATGGATATTAAACCTAAGGCAGTTGTGGCCATTGCATGTGAGAGGGATTTAACCGAAGGAATTCTGGATACAAATCCCTTGCCGGTAATGGGAGTTTTAAATATAAGACCTGAAGGGCCGTGTAAGAATACAAAGGTCGATTTAGAAAAGGTAGCCAAAGCAATTGAATTTTTTTTAAATGGGAAGGAGCAATACAAAAATGTCCAATCCTAG